Proteins encoded together in one Lathyrus oleraceus cultivar Zhongwan6 chromosome 5, CAAS_Psat_ZW6_1.0, whole genome shotgun sequence window:
- the LOC127084370 gene encoding eukaryotic translation initiation factor 2 subunit beta: MADEAQIDVKEEVPDIAPFDPTKKKKKKKPAVVDLDDDSVDKLAEKTENLSVSEGFDSTLAGAKKKKKKPVEISNLIEETSDVKNEDLDDHAEEDDQEVVSLQPRYPWEGSDRDYQYEELLGRVFNILRENNPELAGDRRRTVMRPPQVLREGTKKTVFVNFMDLCKTMHRQPDHVMAFLLAELGTSGSLDGQQRLVVKGRFAPKNFEGILRRYVNEYVICLGCKSPDTILSKENRLFFLRCEKCGSGRSVAPIKAGFVARVGRRTAGGT; this comes from the exons ATGGCAGATGAAGCACAAATTGATGTGAAGGAGGAGGTTCCTGAT ATTGCACCATTTGATCCTActaaaaagaagaagaaaaagaaacccGCAGTTGTAGATCTTGATGATGATTCGGTAGACAAGTTGGCTGAGAAGACAGAAAATCTGTCAG TTTCTGAGGGGTTTGACAGTACGTTAGCTGGTGcgaaaaagaagaaaaagaagcCA GTTGAAATCAGTAACTTAATTGAAGAGACTAGTGATGTGAAAAATGAAGATTTGGATG ATCATGCTGAAGAAGATGACCAAGAGGTTGTTTCCTTGCAACCTCGTTACCCTTGGGAAGGGAGTGATCGCGATTATCAATACGAGGAG CTTTTAGGCAGGGTGTTTAACATTCTACGTGAGAATAATCCCGAACTTGCGGGAGACCGGCGAAGGACTGTTATGAGGCCTCCACAAGTGCTTCGTGAGGGCACAAAGAAAACTGTGTTTGTGAATTTTATGGACCTTTGCAAAAC GATGCATCGGCAGCCAGATCATGTCATGGCTTTCTTGCTTGCAGAATTGGGTACAAGTGGTTCTCTAGATGGACAGCAGAGGTTGGTTGTCAAGGGAAGGTTTGCGCCAAAGAATTTTGAAGGAATTTTGCGTCGATACGTCA ATGAATACGTAATTTGCCTTGGATGCAAAAGTCCCGACACAATACTTTCTAAGGAAAACCGTTTGTTCTTTCTCCGGTGTGAAAAG TGTGGATCAGGAAGATCAGTTGCACCGATCAAGGCTGGTTTTGTTGCTCGTGTTGGCCGGAGAACTGCAGGAGGGACATGA